The Manis javanica isolate MJ-LG chromosome 4, MJ_LKY, whole genome shotgun sequence genome contains a region encoding:
- the RASL10B gene encoding ras-like protein family member 10B, whose amino-acid sequence MVSTYRVAVLGARGVGKSAIVRQFLYNEFSEVCVPTTARRLYLPAVVMNGHVHDLQILDFPPISAFPVNTLQEWADACCRGLRSVHAYILVYDICCFDSFEYVKTIRQQILETRVIGTSETPIIIVGNKRDLQRGRVIPRWNVSHLVRKTWKCGYVECSAKYNWHILLLFSELLKSVGCVRCKHVHAALRFQGALRRNRCAIM is encoded by the exons ATGGTCTCCACCTACCGGGTGGCCGTGCTGGGGGCGCGAGGCGTGGGCAAGAGTGCCATCGTGCGCCAGTTCCTGTACAACGAGTTCAGCGAGGTCTGCGTGCCCACCACCGCTCGCCGCCTCTATCTACCTGCTGTCGTCATGAACGGCCACGTGCACGACCTCCAGATCCTGGACTTCCCACCCATCAGCGCCTTCCCTGTCAACACGCTGCAG GAGTGGGCAGATGCCTGTTGCAGGGGACTCCGGAGTGTCCATGCCTACATCCTGGTCTACGACATCTGCTGTTTTGACAGCTTTGAATACGTCAAGACCATCCGCCAGCAGATCCTAGAGACAAG AGTGATCGGCACCTCGGAGACGCCCATCATCATCGTGGGCAATAAGCGGGACCTGCAGCGCGGACGCGTGATCCCACGCTGGAACGTGTCACACTTGGTGCGCAAGACCTGGAAGTGCGGCTACGTGGAGTGCTCGGCCAAGTACAACTGGCATATTCTGCTGCTATTCAGCGAGCTGCTCAAGAGCGTTGGCTGTGTCCGCTGCAAGCACGTGCACGCTGCCCTGCGCTTCCAGGGCGCGCTGCGCCGCAACCGCTGCGCCATCATGTGA
- the GAS2L2 gene encoding GAS2-like protein 2, translated as MSQPGGHRRRPRTLRPPGNSIRPFKSSEQYLEAMKEDLAKWLRDLYGLDIDAANFLQVLDTGLVLCQHANAITEAALAFLAEAPAQAQRTPLPRAGVSCNGAAQPGTFQARDNVSNFIQWCRKEMGIQEVLMFETEDLVLRKNVKNVVLCLLELGRRAWRFGVAAPTLVQLEEEIDEELRQELALPRPDPLPPAPPTRQPCHFRNLDQMVQSLVSHCTCPIQFSMIKVSEGKYRVGDSNTLIFIRILRNHVMVRVGGGWDTLGHYLDKHDPCRCTSLSHKTGSFLKPPAPRVQHEVRVQDGRLQPQPMMTVSRSQSPLPHVDWKTYTSSGRKLRPPTSFSRMPRSGAPRETAPFLRCQEKSLTPSQRQLPAGDSPPQCQSLPTRTGRDPWRTSSGKTEDRDSPQLLRGRTPTSWVHEETDSWGTHAKVPLPQRLWAPEATIRRTQARGPSPLPHSSGPAKPVGLRPPPRGEAKGASSQLKEPASACSPSLVKERTKIPVWPPPARPPPPGRSFPGTASGRPITELGRSPVPLSAVPGNLAGSRHGDCSEEGRQGDQKPDIQVTAEAGESWALGPQEGVGRCTVLPLGGIKEQAIASNHSLEEELLDNMKLLEVGGARPQGTGSGVILCSGVYVPSLGGRCPEPGGPYDKVIQELAQGPPPLLKVDPGAWKAASAGSPKLSVTAGPESPKEKLGAREGVPRTGASLSAPGTGTRKVPTEGGQDCSTPVTAHPEAPTPSSSDPNSDKAKACPSKSKRTLRKPQRVPSIYKLKLRPRIRPRRDHRPEKQPSRIPRPLAYCGLGPARAPPRGRLVRAGLGSKGGEAAPVDRASAGEEEGKERQEPAVPPLGSSPQPSESPGPQQLEQAPISPEEESWV; from the exons ATGTCCCAGCCTGGGGGACACAGGAGGAGGCCTAGGACCCTGAGGCCCCCGGGCAACAGCATCCGGCCCTTTAAGTCCAGTGAGCAGTACCTGGAAGCCATGAAGGAGGACCTGGCCAAGTGGCTTCGGGATCTCTATGGGTTGGACATTGATGCAGCCAACTTCCTGCAGGTGCTGGACACGGGCCTGGTGCTGTGCCAGCATGCCAATGCCATCACCGAGGCCGCCCTGGCATTCCTGGCTGAGGCACCTGCCCAGGCCCAAAGAACTCCCCTGCCCCGGGCCGGGGTTTCCTGCAATGGAGCTGCCCAGCCAGGCACCTTCCAGGCCCGAGACAATGTCTCCAACTTCATCCAGTGGTGTCGCAAAGAGATGGGCATCCAAG AGGTGCTGATGTTCGAGACAGAGGACTTGGTGCTGCGTAAGAACGTGAAGAACGTGGTGCTGTGCTTGCTGGAGCTGGGCCGCCGGGCCTGGCGCTTCGGCGTTGCAGCGCCCACCCTGGTGCAGCTGGAGGAGGAGATCGACGAGGAGCTGCGGCAGGAGCTCGCCCTGCCGCGGCCGGATCCCCTGCCCCCTGCGCCGCCCACGCGCCAGCCCTGCCACTTCCGCAACCTGGACCAGATG GTTCAGAGCCTTGTGAGCCACTGCACATGCCCCATTCAGTTCTCCATGATCAAAGTGTCTGAGGGGAAGTACCGCGTGGGGGATTCCAACACCCTCATCTTCATCCGG ATCCTCCGGAACCATGTGATGGTACGTGTTGGGGGAGGCTGGGACACGCTTGGCCATTATCTGGATAAACACGACCCCTGCCGATGTACATCCCTCT CACACAAGACAGGCAGTTTCCTGAAGCCCCCTGCCCCACGGGTGCAGCATGAAGTGAGGGTGCAGGATGGACGCTTGCAGCCCCAGCCTATGATGACCGTCAGCCGCTCCCAGAGTCCACTGCCCCATGTGGACTGGAAGACATATACCTCTTCAGGCCGAAAGCTGAGgccccccacctccttctcccGTATGCCCCGCAGTGGGGCCCCCAGAGAGACAGCACCATTCCTGAG GTGCCAGGAGAAGTCACTCACCCCATCTCAGAGGCAGCTGCCAGCTGGGGACAGCCCACCCCAGTGCCAATCCTTACCCACCCGCACGGGGCGAGACCCATGGCGCACCTCCTCAGGGAAGACGGAGGACAGAGACTCCCCTCAACTCCTCAGGGGAAGGACACCTACATCCTGGGTTCATGAGGAGACAGACAGCTGGGGAACTCATGCCAAGGTCCCCCTCCCCCAGAGACTCTGGGCCCCTGAAGCCACCATCAGAAGGACACAAGCAAGGGGACCATCTCCCCTGCCTCATTCTTCGGGTCCTGCCAAGCCTGTGGGCCTCAGGCCACCACCCAGGGGTGAGGCCAAGGGTGCTTCCTCCCAGCTCAAGGAGCCAGCATCTGCTTGCTCTCCATCCCTTGTTAAAGAACGCACCAAGATCCCAGTCTGGCCACCCCCTGCCCGCCCTCCCCCTCCAGGAAGAAGCTTCCCAGGTACTGCAAGTGGACGTCCCATAACAGAATTGGGGAGGAGCCCTGTCCCATTAAGTGCTGTCCCCGGGAACTTGGCTGGGTCCAGACATGGGGACTGCTCTGAGGAAGGGAGGCAAGGGGACCAGAAGCCGGACATCCAAgtgacagcagaggctggagagtcCTGGGCCCTAGGCCcacaggagggggtggggaggtgcacTGTCCTGCCCTTGGGTGGCATCAAGGAGCAAGCCATTGCCTCAAACCATAGCCTTGAGGAGGAGCTTCTAGACAACATGAAGCTACTGGAGGTGGGCGGTGCCCGACCCCAGGGCACAGGGTCTGGAGTCATTCTTTGCAGTGGAGTCTATGTCCCTAGCCTAGGTGGGCGGTGTCCCGAGCCTGGGGGTCCTTATGACAAAGTCATCCAAGAACTGGCTCAGGGCCCCCCACCCCTCCTTAAAGTGGACCCAGGAGCCTGGAAGGCAGCCTCTGCAGGTTCACCTAAGCTGTCTGTTACTGCAGGCCCAGAAAGCCCCAAAGAGAAACTGGGAGCCAGAGAGGGTGTGCCAAGGACAGGGGCGAGCCTGAGTGCCCCGGGCACTGGGACGAGGAAAGTCCCAACTGAAGGAGGGCAGGACTGCTCAACACCTGTGACTGCTCATCCAGAGGCCCCCACTCCTTCATCCTCAGACCCCAATTCTGACAAGGCCAAAGCATGTCCCAGTAAGAGCAAGAGAACACTCCGAAAGCCCCAGAGAGTCCCATCCATCTACAAGCTGAAGCTGAGGCCCAGGATCCGGCCCCGGAGAGACCACAGGCCTGAGAAGCAGCCTTCACGAATTCCCAGGCCTTTGGCCTACTGCGGCCTAGGTCCAGCCAGGGCACCTCCCAGGGGTAGGCTGGTGAGAGCAGGACTAGGCAGCAAGGGAGGGGAAGCAGCCCCGGTGGACAGAGCCtcagcaggggaggaggagggaaaggagaggcaaGAGCCAGCCGTCCCCCCGTTGGGTAGTAGCCCTCAGCCTTCAGAAAGCCCGGGGCCTCAGCAGCTTGAGCAAGCCCCAATCTCTCCTGAAGAGGAGTCCTGGGTCTGA
- the C4H17orf50 gene encoding uncharacterized protein C17orf50 homolog has product MDKLGVKTPLWKKELEEPGAGEVEAEEVEEGTEEEDERPQEESTAGRESERESERDSERDSEGESEREAARGARGSVSHGPLRQESSTQQVALLRRADSGFWAWLSPLVLLGGLAALADRKRSLPEETCVLETRRRPQRGRGCARCEILFCKKCKNLHSHRAYVAHCILEHPDLDTSGQVGRNNA; this is encoded by the exons ATGGATAAGCTTG GCGTGAAGACCCCCTTGTGGAAGAAGGAACTGGAGGAGCCCGGGGCCGGGGAGGTGGAGGcagaggaggtggaggaagggacGGAGGAGGAAGACGAGAGGCCGCAGGAGGAGAGCACCGCAGGGCGCGAGTCGGAGCGGGAGTCGGAGCGCGATTCGGAGCGCGATTCGGAGGGCGAGTCGGAGCGCGAGGCGGCGCGCGGCGCGCGGGGCTCGGTGTCTCACGGCCCGCTGCGCCAAGAGTCCAGCACCCAGCAGGTGGCGCTGCTACGGCGCGCGGACAGCGGCTTCTGGGCTTGGCTCAGTCCCCTCGTGCTGCTCGGCGGCCTGGCGGCTCTCGCCGACAG GAAGCGGAGCCTCCCGGAGGAGACTTGCGTGTTGGAGACGCGGCGCCGGCCGCAGCGCGGCAGGGGCTGTGCGCGCTGCGAGATCCTTTTCTGCAAGAAATGCAAGAACCTGCACAGCCACCGGGCCTACGTGGCGCACTGCATTCTGGAGCACCCAGATTTGG ATACTTCTGGCCAGGTGGGCAGAAACAACGCCTAG